The following nucleotide sequence is from Drosophila takahashii strain IR98-3 E-12201 chromosome 3L, DtakHiC1v2, whole genome shotgun sequence.
ACACCTGCCGGCCGCTGGGATTTCTATCCACACATTCAGGTAAATTGTAACTTAGTCTAGATCATCGATGGCAGTCTGAGCGCTAGCTCCATGGCTTTGGTTGGGATCGCTTCGGTGGGGGTCACTAGGTGGGGTGGTCCTTGAGCGGCGATGGTGACTGAAGGCCGGGCAATCGCGCTCCCGGCGACTGGTTCTCCTTGCCACCGGTTTGCAGGCGGTTGCCGATGGCCATTAGCTCGATGAGATTCGCCCGGCTGCGCTTGGGAGTGAAGCGGGAATTGCCGGAGTTGGCGGCCTTCTCGCGAGGCGGGGTGCTCAGGAAGACGCCCTCGAAGATCGTCTCCAAGCTGTTGGAGTCGTCGGCGTCGCTGGGTGGACTGATCTGGGCGTTGATCTCGTGCAGCGCCACGTACTGGGGGTCGTTCTGGCGGGagggctcctcctcctcgtccaccgggagctgctgctggcgcGCCGTCTGCTTGGGCGTCTCGATGTCCGACAGGTTGAGGTCGTCGATGGGCGAGGGGGTGCGTCCGTGGGGCGAGAAGGCGCGGATCTCGAAGGCCGGCAGCTCGTCGCAGCTGCCATCGGGGGACTGCTCCTCGCGTTCGAAGGCCAGCGAAAGATCGCTCTCATTCTCCATGTCCAGGGAGGACATGGAGCACTGCAGGCGGAAGGATCCATTGAGCTGATCTCCCTCCGCACACGTATTCACCGCTTCCGAGGTCTCCATGTTCTGGCTTGATTCTGAACGGCTGCGGTTGCTTATATACATTACAGGATCGCGCTTTACGTTCTGCCTGCCTGCATCCGCTACTGACTTCGCGGAAATCTGCGACCGCAGGTAACCAGTAATTGGGTTCAAACCCTGTCCTTTTGCCGCCagtccaaaaaatttaaatcccaACAATGCAATTCCAGACGTCACTTTGCTAGGGATGGGAGACAGCCGCGCTACCTGAAAAGTTCCCTGTGAATGGCAATCGAGCGACATCCGATAGTTGCGGGAAAATAGCTAGAactattgatttaaaaaaagcgcctaattaatttttcgtaaTATTCCGTATATTTCAATAGGggtattaatataatataaatcattatgtTTGGGGCTGTGGGTACAAAGCATAGacttttttggaattttatcATCTCCAGCAATAATTTCTGTAAtagattttttgatttttatttctgaGTTATAGCATATAGTTTTgtctcaatttatttataattatattatttggtAGCACTgtcaaatttttttcattagTCAATTATCTTGTAGCTGAGCAAAGGACTAGTTTTGACTAGTTTATAGAATTCTACAGTCTTCGCATGTGACATATTCTTGATGTTATTTCCCTCAAAGGATTATAAAAAAACTCCCAGCTTACTCTCATAAAATTGcgccaaatttaaatattttcgagggTGACACATAATTCTCTTAGTTGGGTGCATTGATGTACAAATACAGAGGAAAATaagatttttgaaattaagttttaaaatgtcaTTCTTATACGAAATATTTTATGCAGGGGTGGCACAGAAATGTTTTCCAACCAAATTTCCCCCGGAAAGGAAATCCCGGTGCCACAGACGTCTTTATAGGGTCAAAACGCTTCCTTTcatcataattttaataattcataAGGTAATAAATTATTGTGTCAATTTCTTACCTACCAGAAGTTTAATCTTGATTAACTTTGCGATTATTTTATTGGCGCTTACGATACAATACAAACTCGTTTACAAAGAGGAATGCGAATGCGATTTGGTGTGGGTAGCTGCTGAGCGTGattaaaatgtaatgccaGGAAGTATGGGGCAAGAACTATGTATCCAGATTGGCCGTGACTAGTGCGAGGGTGGTGTTGAGTGCTCAATGAGATTCCTGCTCCTCGATCCTATCCAGTTTGATTATTAATGCGTTAATTATGCAGGCGCCAGCCTCTTTGGTGAACCAGCAGAGATCGTTAAGCAGGTGCACAGACGATTCGTTGAGAGTGGCGGAGGAAGATCCACCAGCACCCTCGGCGCCCTGACTGGAACCACCATGATCGTGATCACCGGATCCCATGCTGCGCCGCTTGGCCTCGGCTGCCGCCTTGCCAGTGGTCACTCCCGAGATGGACTGTCGGCGAACGTAGACCTCGAAGGAGGTGGAGATGCGGTGCAGTCCCTGCTCGGAGGCAAAGTGATGCTGCGGCAGCACAGGTTCGATGACTGTGGCATTGGGCGAGTAGTACAGTTCCAGCCGCGTGCCTGGCTCATCTTTCAGAGCAGCAGCGGCCGGCTCTTCATCCGGTTCCGTTTCCAGCGGCAGCGGCTGTCCGCGATCCAAAATGGCCCGAATCTTGTCCACCCGTGTCATGTAGTAAAAAGGCAGCCAGTCGCCATTGAGATCGAAGTGCACTTGGGGTGCGGTCGATGAGGGTGCGCCACCGCCACCGGTCGATGCAGTCGATGTCGAAGTGCTCAGCACATTGACCGTCTGCTGGTTGAGCTTGAAATATACCCATCCTTCCAACTTATCGCCATTTCCGCCATTGCTGGGCCCACTGCACTTCAGGCAGAAGCACACCGGCTCTAGACGGCTATCGAAAAAGGCCTGCGGCAGGACTAGCGAGGCACAGAAGCGTCTCACCTGGCGCAGGTACTCGCAATCGTTCTGCTCCACACTGGCACCCGTGGCTGTGGATCGCAGGGAATCGGTTCCGCCGCCCGGTCTCGCCTGGCCGATGGAATTCGAGTCGGACTCCATGGAGTTAAGCGAGGGCAGGTCGAGATTCAGTAGAGACGCTTGATCCGGCATAAGATGGTGCCGCGTATACTCATTTTGCTGGAGTTGCTGCAGCAGTAAAAGGTGATTCATGTAGTCTATCTCATCGTCCTCCAGCACATTGTCATTGGCAGCTGGTTCTCCAGACATTTCGCGTTCGTTGCTAGCGTTGCTTAGTTCCAACGCCTCCGCATTGTTCTCGCTGTGATCGATCGTTGCGGCCACCGTTGCTATTGGCCCAGGCCCTTCGTCCACGGAATTAGCTAGCGGGTTGGGTGGATTGGGCAGGTCGTCGTACTCCTTATTCGTGTCATAAACACCCGAGTTACTCAGGTGTTGAATATTGGCCGTGGACCCACTGGGTCCACTACTTCCCGCTGCCGTTGCCGAAGTGTTTAACGAGTTCTGGAATCTCTGGGTGCTCTGACTGCGTTGTATATTAAGGTTGGTGTTGTGCTGCAGCTGAAGAGACTCGCGAAGGCAACTGAAAGAGAAGAAGGGAGTAGTATTTAaatcagggttcggaaaataacacacactgtaaaaaacttgtgttattaacatgttaaatgtcaaagtgttaagttaaaaaaaagttattaacttGTGTGTAAATTGTGTCCTACaaatgttagaaacataaataacacacacatgtcatttgtcttatttacacgacgtgttttttacgcagcatgttttttacacagcgtgtttttaacacaatgagtttttgacattaaagtgTCATAATTGTATGCAAAATGCACGGGTTTCTAGAGTATAAGAATTCATATATGTATGCTTTGAAATGGTTTAAACTAATATACAAGATATCATGTCCCATATTGTTCtttcattttcccttcgaCTCGTCAATGTcagtgaaatgtaattttcatttgtgttaaaaacacagtgtgtaaaaacATGTCGCGTTAATAACACATgatgtaaaaaacacaagtgagctgtgtgtgttaacaattattgtatttgacacacatgtcaaaaattttgctcacactgtaaaatacaatttttcatgtttttaacatgtgtgtcaatttcCGAACCCTGCTTTAAATGaaggaaataattaaatataccaTATAGTATATGACCAGAATTGTCTTACCAAGTTGACGAGGATCCACCCAGTTCGTTTCGCTGTTGCTCCAGCGTTCGATTCTTTATAGAAATGTTTAGCAGCAAGTTCTCTGAAACGCTTTCCATAACCGACCGAGTCCTGCAAAAATAGTTCCTATAGAACACCAAAGGCAATCAGTTTGCTTCCATTACTTACATCGCGTTCGAAGGAGCACCGGAGGTGGATGGACCATCCCTAGTAGACTCGCACACCTGTTCGGTGTCCTTCTCCTTCTCGTGCATCTCCAGGTGCGCCTTTTCGCACTGCTGGGGCATTCCATTGTCCAATTCAAGAGCCTCAGGCGCCTCCAGGATTGGAGTGCTGTTCGCGTTCCCAGTGCGACCGGCATCATTGCCCGTAATCAAGGTTATCTTTTCGCACTTGCCATACACATCGAAAACCGGATACACATGGTTGGGTAGACCGCTGGCCAGATCCTCCAGATTTGTTGATCCAACCATTATgactataaaataattacatttttagagTGTGTTTTAAACGTTTTTCTGTGAAATCTTACTTAGCATTCCGGCATGGGTTAGTGTCAGGGTGATGACCGTTCCCACTTGAATCTGCTCGAGGGCCTCGCCGTATTTGGAGGCCATCACTTGGCCGTTGATGTTCACATAATCTTGGGTCGCCAACCAGCAGCTTCTCTTGAAATCCAATAAAGAAATTGGCGCAATCTGTGGACTGGCGGACAAAACGCCGAGGCTGAGAGTGCCCTTCCACTTGTTGTTCAATGCATCTACCTTAATGCTGATGCTCTCCCCCTTGCACAGAGGCTTATTTAGGCAGACAATTGCCTGGTTGTACGACTTGATCCTGGTCACACTCCTGCGATCCTCGCTGAGCCTCGCGTTCTTCTGTGACACATCCAAAAATTCGTAGTTCTGCGCCTCGGAATCAATTGATTCCAGCATTGAGCTATCCTGCTTGTTCAGTGGGTCCACTCCAAAGTCCATGGAGTCCTGCAGTCGCAAACTGCACGGACGTAGAGGCGATGCTGGTCCCTGGGCGGAAATCACCTGGATACCCATGGTCGAACCTCGAAGTTCCGCCACCACATACACATCGTTGGGCACGTTGTGAAACTGGATGTTTACGTTTTCCGAGTTCAGCAGAATGTTCAACGAGTTCTCCACCCGCTCCAGCGTTATCCTATCGTCCACCCTTAGCCACTCCAGCGAGGCCAGCGAACGCTGGAGACAGCTTGAGTTTAAGCACACTTCGTTACCGCTCACGTACCAAACATTCGCTGGAATCCTCCGCAGGCTGGTGGGCAGCTTCTTGCGCACGCTCTCGTCACTGAGATTCAGATCCGTGACTCCAATGCTGAGGCAGCCtggtaaatattcaaattttaatgtaagtgtaatttaaattcttaagtGGGGAGATACATAATATGTATGAGTACACTtgaattgacaaacaagtcaattttttgaaaatagagtgAGTGAGTTCAAGTGAgttaacttggatcacttGATCACTCGTAAGGGAAAACAAGAGATACAAGCACAGAACAAAAGTGAGTGGGAGTGATAAAATTACTTAGCAAATTATTTAGgttattcaaaattattttatatctatttattttatattaaatcactgtaattttttcaagtttttcgtgtttttttttaaacaataaggAATTGTGCTGGGACTTCgtaacttggcatgttgattacattgttcttatataagttttaccaatttttattttgtttttatctttcaaaatgGCGGCCATAGACCCGATATTTACAAAaccaagtttattttgttaagaaataatgtagaatttgtctgaacctaacttatatagaatatctcaaaaactatggttgtggcactctttcaaagttaaaaatctatttttttcataatttttttgttgtttttggctatcaaaaacgtacaaatttctacattaagtaggttcagacagtgggcaattttattaaaaacatttctgtaaaagcagcatAATGATCGaggcattactttttgagaaACTCGATCCgcatttaaactaataaaatatatctactgcacaaggaaggGGGGGACCGTCATcctggtataagttccaaaaaaggtcgaatttcttcgtgaaactttcatgacacatttttaaagagttaTTCTACCCatttagataaaaaaaaaaattgaatatttattttttctataagtATCTATAAGTATTAAAAGGGGTTTAAGAAAACTGCTTCTTACCCGCAAACATGGGATTAATAGATGTCAGCTTGATCTCGAATGGCGATCCTGCGCTGAGCGGATGCTCGGAAAATACCAGGCAATGGGATAGCGGCGCCGCCGCCCCAGAGAACCGCGAGGCCTCTGTCCAGTCCTTGGTGAGGCTCACATTCCCCGAGACACAAGTCCAGCGGTGTTTCGTCTCCATTGCCGGATGCTGGATTACCGAAGTGGCTTGACAGCTCTGCGAATTCTCGCTGGTTGCGTACGGCGCCCGGATGTCCAGCTGGGTTTGCGTGAGACTCACCTGGGCGCACTGCCCGTATAGATCGATAATGGCCCAGATATTGGGCGCATGGCATTCGCAAGCCGGTCCCTGATCCATGCCATCGACAAAGAAGTGTATAAAGTCACCATTGCGCATCACTCCCACCCGGGTGCTTGGACCGAGCGTATCCAGATCTAGGAGAATATTCGTGCGTATGGTTTTGCGGTTGTGAAAAATCATGGGGCCGCATAGGATGATGGTGTCGCTGGCTTCTAAATCGGTGGCATTGGGTGCCAGCTGGATGTCCTCTGGCCGGGTGCCCGTCACTCCGATCTCTATGTTGCCCGACCAGTGGCGAACCATGGTCTCCAGCTCCACTTCGAACAGTTCCCTTTGCCTCAGCGGTCGATTGCTAAACACTATGGCGTCATTAAACTCGGCCAGGGAATTGGGACGCGATGCAGTCAACCCGCTATTTGAGATGCCCGCATTGGCGCCGTGGATGCTGTGAAATCGCAGAGGAACCTCACTGTACAGCGTCGTATTCGAGATGGTGGAGTTTCCTGTGTCCGGGCTACCGCACTCCGAAGTGTCCACGATGCTGGCCTGTGCCGCCTGGCCGTACAAATCGATTACACCGTAAACGCGCTCCGGCACATTGCTGGCAGCTGGACCCTGGTCCACTCCGTTTACCCAAAAGTGCACCGTGCCGTCGTCCTTGCGCACCACGCCCACCCTATCGCCCACCTGCAGGCGATCCAGATTTTGGCCGTACTGCTCGATGACTGTCACGCCGTTCTGCATGACGCCATTCCCTGTCATCATCCAAGTTCCGGAACTGTTTGGGGTAAAGCACTCGTCAAAATAGTTTCAGTGGATTGGCAACCAGAACTCACCGCACATTGGTCATGGTGAAGGGAAAGTCCAGCTCGTCGGCGCTGTGAGTGGTCACGCCCATTTCAACGGATCCCGCCCATTTGGTCACCACACGTTCAAGTCGCACCTGGAAAAGTTCGTTGGGACGAAGGGGCCGTCTGGTGAGGACTACACCATTGTTGAAATCATCAGCAGCGCTATAAAGAAGAggggaaaaatgtttaaaactcTGCAATATAAAtacctaaaaaaaagaaaagataaaGGCCATTTTTCAACATTTATGAGGTTTAAAAGATAGTGTTCTTTTaactgaaaaaaagaaagaaagctagctagCTTCGGTCAGACGAAGCAGATTATTCCTACAAATTTACAAAtcccaaaaattataaatgccccattatttctcattaagttatatgatatagtagttcaattttgatcaaattaaattcgacattcggaaatattaaaaaaagagtcatatcccaaAGTAGAATATTCTATTCTAATAACacccaacgaagcaataatatatttcctattatattcccattaattttccggtcgttcctatggcagctatatgatatagtcgtccgattttgataaatttgaatatgaaatttagaattaataaaaaaatattatttccaagCGTATTagattaaatgttaaaaaacactaaacatataattaaaaaaaaatttttttacgattattcctatgagagatataagatatagttcTTCGATCCGGCTGGTTCCGACTTAGATAttagacttttgggaaagttttagcccgatagctttaaaactgagagactagttttcgtagaaacagacggacagacggaaggacggacatggctagatcgactcgtctagtgatgctgaccaagattatatatactttatggggaatcgtctccttcactgcgttgcaaacttctgactgaaattatgataccctctgcaagggtataaaaacctcCCCCGACTCACTTGGGTCGCAGAGCTGTGCGTCCGCTCTGGGTGACGGTGGCGTGGGTTCCACATATGTGATGGAAGGTCAGGCGATCATCGTTCCTGGCTATGGCACGCGTGCTGGAAATGGTCTCGCTCAGACCGCCGGCAGCCCCAGCCACGTTCATCTCGCTCTCCGGACTGAGAAGGCTTAGGGTGGGTGTGCCGGagtgctgctggtgctgagtATGCTGACCACCGGCTCCACTTGTGCAGGCACTCATTCCGGCCACAATGTTATTGCGACGCGTGACGAGATTCTGCTGCTCACGCTCGTCGCGGTCAACAATTGTGACCTTGATGGTCATGCCGTAGAGATCGATGACGCCCCACAACGTGGAGGCCACTCGGGTGGCGGCCACACCCTGGTCCTGCCCGTTAATGTAGTTGTGCAGGTTGCCGTTGGCCTTGCGCATCATCCCAACGCGATCGCCCTCGCGCAGCTCGTCCAGATTGAACTCGCCGTACTGGCGGCGCGTCCCCTTGCCGTTCGTGAGTATTCCACAGCCCGACATCATAATGGTGCCCGAGCGCATGTTCGTCATGGTGGCCGGAAAGTGCAGCACGGTGGGATTGTGCGTGGTGACGCCCACTTCGATGGATCCCGACCATTTGTCCACCAGCTTGTCGATGCGAATCTCGAACAGCTCGTTGTCCCTCAACGGCCGGTGGGTCATCACCACGCCGTTGTTAAACTCGTCCAGCGGTCGTCGTCGTTCGGCGGACCGAAAGTTGGGCGAAAGCTTGACGAGTGATCCGCAGCGCGTGTGGAAGCACAGACGGTCGTCGGCACATGAGGCGGTCGTCCCAGTGCCTTGCATCCAGGCGTCGGAATCCACGACGATGTTCACGTTCATGGCCACGTCAAGATTCTGGACCACCTGTTGCAGGGGCTGCTGGAGCGGTGAGTCCAAGAGCTGCGTTTCAAGGAAGTTTAGTAAGTTTAGCATTTGGCATACTGATAGTTACCTCGCCGGAGACGCCGCCATCGCGTGGACACAGGGACACCTGAACACAACGCCCGTAGAGATCGACGAGGGCCCACAGCGGCTTGGGCATGTTCTTTGCCGCCACTCCCTGGGACTCGCCGTTCACATAGAAGACCAGATCGTTGCCCGAGGTGCGCATGACGCCCACCCGGTCGTTCTCGTTGAGAGTCTCCAGGTCGGTGCCGTAGAACTCGAACAGGCGGCGTCCATCCTTGCGCACATCGATGCCGGACATGACCCAAGTGCCGTTTCGCATGGCCGTGGCGCAGGCCACCAGTTCCAGGTCATCGGGCGACTCGGCCGTGACTCCGATCTCTATGCTGCCGCCCCAGGAGGTGTTCTGCCGGAGGATAATTATCAGCTAGGAGGAGGAGCTCAAGTTACTAGCCACCCACCTTCTTCTCGATGACGACTTCGAAGAGCACGTCGTCCTCCAGGGGCTCCGCACTGAACACCAGGGCATGGCTAAAGTCCCGCATGGAGCGCTGGGCCATCCGGTTGTTGTTGTACAGCCGGATGGAGCGGCCGCAGCGGGTGTGGAAGGACTGGGCCTCTCTGCCGGTCATGGTTGCTCCTCCAGTTCTGCTTGGTCGGCTCTTTTCCCCACCGCCGCTGCTGATCGGCGTACAAATCAATGGACACTCGGAATGGGCACACGGTCGGAATGGGGCTCATCGGCTGCTAATGATGCACTGGCTCGGTTCTGGGGGCTGCTGGTCAACCTCTGACGGCGTGGTCTGCAGTTTCCGGTGGCTGCACTATGCATTATGCATTGTCTTCAAAGTTCCaacagtaaaataaataaatagtgaaTGTGGACTGGACGATAGAGGTGGAGGAAACATCGAttaaaacatcgatgcatcgataAAGAAACGAcggaaaatgtgtttttatacccttgcagagggtactataattttggtcagaagtttgtaacgcagtgaaggagacgtttccgaccccataaagtatatatattcttgatcaggatcaataggggagtcgatatagccatgtccgtctgtttcaatacagtttgcgagctcagtttaaaagctagcgacttaaaactttcacagtcgtcctaaaacatgtgtacgcagatcaagtttaaaaaccgacccgatcggacgtctatatcctatagctcccataggaacaatcggatatagctttcacaaaatgaagatatttcgctcagtgtaagagcttttgatgtgaatctttctaaatcttattcttttacgcataccttgatcagggtaaaagcgcgtgcggatcggacgtctatatcttatagctcccataggaacaatagagcgaaaattttaaaaattttattttttatatccttgcagagggtattatgatttcagtcagaagtttgcaacgcagtgaaggagacgtttccgaccccataaagtatatatattcttgatcagcatcacaagacgagtcgatctagccatgtccgtctgtccgtctgaccgtctgtccgtctgtctgtttctacgcaaactagtctctcagtttttgagctatcgggacgaaactttcgcaaaagtcttctttctattgcaggtagtatatatgtcggagccgaccggatcggacaactatatcctatagctcccatacgaaggatcggaagaaaaaaactttaaaaaattctagcttcggtgttttttgaaatattaccttctacttttggggatgttattttttaaatatttctgaatttcgaattaattatttaaaaaatcggactactatatcatatagctgccataggaacgatcggaaaattaatggaaaagtaataggaaataaattctagcttctttggtttttattgtattatattttactctaggatataactctttttaaatatttccgaatttcaattttaatttgatcaaaatcggacgactatatcatatagctgccataggaacgatcggaaaattaatgagaaatattagaaaattgaacatttttgcgatttgtaaattaatagaatgatctgcaagggtatataagcttcggctggccgaagctagcttcctttcttgtttcaattataaaatatttgataattattaattcatgttgctattctagtcaagttttcattcgtgaaatctgcaagggtattaaaacttaagCTTGCCAAAGTTAGCTTTCGTTGGTATTCGTTCaggcagcaaaaaaataaacaccagatattttgcataaaaaatacaccatAGTTTTTATTcgtataaatatgtattttaatgGAATAGATCAAATTATATGAATtacaaaaatgattattttttaaagaaaccaAAAAGCCTACCTAATTCATGTTATTAGTGTAGTAACGTTGTAGGTAAATATGTACATTATTGAAGTACGATCAAATAGTATGAAAtacaaaagttattattttttaaatatgtacatTATTGAAGTACGATCAAATAGTATGAAAtacaaaagttattattttttaaacgcaGCCAAACAGCCTATCCAATTCATTAATGTTGTTAacttatcaaaaaataactggtTCTCGTGGTGATGGTTGTCCTACCGACACTTTCTAGGAAAGAAAATGGCACCTTTTGCTAAACCCCAAAGCTGCTCGTTATTCATCCGAGTCGTAAGGGTAGTTGTATTCATTTACAGTTTTTTGGAGTCTTTCAGCTATTTGATACAGAAAATATAAGTTGTTCTTAAGGGACACGATTTTGGATTTTCCAGGCCCCCCGAAGAACTCATTAACTGTCATCTTAGAAAAGTCAATAAGACTCAACAAGGTCTCGATATAGTGGCTATGGATCTTTTTAACATTGGGGTCCAAGGATACAGAGTTTGCATCAGAAAAGTTTGAGTTCTTTACCTCGATCGGCTTTGGATTGGCGACTGGATTAACTGACAGATCTTTTGGAGTTTCCGGATTTGTCTCCCTTTTATTTTCCAGCCCCTTGCATTCTATCTTATTAAGATCGCTTTGGTTTTGGTCGAGTTCAAATCCGTGAATGGCCACATACTTCTCTACAATGTGAAATCGAGTTATCTCTTCCACGGAGCCCTCTATAGTCTTCAAATACTCTCTGAAGACATCCGAACCCAGTTCATAGATTCCTCCTGGGATTGACTTGGCaacaatgttttgctttagaCCTTCTGAAATCTTGTCGATCAGTTTCATATCGTGAACGTGATGCCCATGCTCAAAGTAAAGTAGCATATCCGAGTACATCATTTTGGGATATCTTTTCTTGAAGTTATCCTCGCAGGCCAGCTGTAACGGTTCGACCATCCACATATTGGCGCACTCCATCAGCTTGATAATAACCTGGTTGCTGTAGTCTTTCAGGGATGTCCTGTCGTAGGTGTAGACATATAGACGGAACTTTTCGAAAGTGTCCTCCGTAACACCGGTTAGGGTCACTTCGCCTGTTTCTGCCTCAGCAAAACCCGGCTGAAAGGTGCGCTTAAAGAACTCAGAAGCCGCACCCAGTATCACCTAAATAagataaatgttttaaaaatgtaagatAGTAGTATTAGCACGGTTGccacttcaaaaatttttttatgagccaaaaaaagattaaaaatgtgccaattttaataaaaaaagccAACTTTTTACCATACACCAAATTACCATACCAGCGAAACAATTTAGTTTCGATCTGTCACTTTTGGGTTTCAGGcattaatcacttttaaaatagcaaaaaaaaatgcttaattaaaaaaatgtattcgttttttccaactttaaaatattttatatcgctattagcaaaaaagagccaaattTAATAAGAATGGGCCAAAGAGCCAACGCGAAAAAAAAGGGCCAATATTGGCAACCGTGAGTATTAGTCCCCTATGTTTTACATACCTTGTGGCAAGGGAACCTGCGCGTTCCAACAATTACACAGCAGTCGGCGTAGTCGCCCGCCTCCATGAGTTGCTTAAAAGAACTTGGCAGCctataaaaatagtattacCCATTAACaatgttgaattttttgtacTGTTCTTCCTTTTTTGCTTACAAAAGGTCCATAGTTGCTTGATTAGTTAATAGCACCTTTGATGAAATATGCGCAGTTTTATTTAGCTGGATAGTACTTGACCCGACAAATTATTAAGGGACTTTACCTTTATCTAgtccagcggtcggcagcgccctattaagtgagcatagggttttgttctgtcgccgcgctgctcgcacatgtataacgtagaacagcggtctgcacacacacatcgatgagctgcccagtgca
It contains:
- the LOC108057675 gene encoding uncharacterized protein translates to MYISNRSRSESSQNMETSEAVNTCAEGDQLNGSFRLQCSMSSLDMENESDLSLAFEREEQSPDGSCDELPAFEIRAFSPHGRTPSPIDDLNLSDIETPKQTARQQQLPVDEEEEPSRQNDPQYVALHEINAQISPPSDADDSNSLETIFEGVFLSTPPREKAANSGNSRFTPKRSRANLIELMAIGNRLQTGGKENQSPGARLPGLQSPSPLKDHPT
- the Neurl4 gene encoding neuralized-like protein 4 → MTGREAQSFHTRCGRSIRLYNNNRMAQRSMRDFSHALVFSAEPLEDDVLFEVVIEKKNTSWGGSIEIGVTAESPDDLELVACATAMRNGTWVMSGIDVRKDGRRLFEFYGTDLETLNENDRVGVMRTSGNDLVFYVNGESQGVAAKNMPKPLWALVDLYGRCVQVSLCPRDGGVSGELLDSPLQQPLQQVVQNLDVAMNVNIVVDSDAWMQGTGTTASCADDRLCFHTRCGSLVKLSPNFRSAERRRPLDEFNNGVVMTHRPLRDNELFEIRIDKLVDKWSGSIEVGVTTHNPTVLHFPATMTNMRSGTIMMSGCGILTNGKGTRRQYGEFNLDELREGDRVGMMRKANGNLHNYINGQDQGVAATRVASTLWGVIDLYGMTIKVTIVDRDEREQQNLVTRRNNIVAGMSACTSGAGGQHTQHQQHSGTPTLSLLSPESEMNVAGAAGGLSETISSTRAIARNDDRLTFHHICGTHATVTQSGRTALRPNAADDFNNGVVLTRRPLRPNELFQVRLERVVTKWAGSVEMGVTTHSADELDFPFTMTNVRSGTWMMTGNGVMQNGVTVIEQYGQNLDRLQVGDRVGVVRKDDGTVHFWVNGVDQGPAASNVPERVYGVIDLYGQAAQASIVDTSECGSPDTGNSTISNTTLYSEVPLRFHSIHGANAGISNSGLTASRPNSLAEFNDAIVFSNRPLRQRELFEVELETMVRHWSGNIEIGVTGTRPEDIQLAPNATDLEASDTIILCGPMIFHNRKTIRTNILLDLDTLGPSTRVGVMRNGDFIHFFVDGMDQGPACECHAPNIWAIIDLYGQCAQVSLTQTQLDIRAPYATSENSQSCQATSVIQHPAMETKHRWTCVSGNVSLTKDWTEASRFSGAAAPLSHCLVFSEHPLSAGSPFEIKLTSINPMFAGCLSIGVTDLNLSDESVRKKLPTSLRRIPANVWYVSGNEVCLNSSCLQRSLASLEWLRVDDRITLERVENSLNILLNSENVNIQFHNVPNDVYVVAELRGSTMGIQVISAQGPASPLRPCSLRLQDSMDFGVDPLNKQDSSMLESIDSEAQNYEFLDVSQKNARLSEDRRSVTRIKSYNQAIVCLNKPLCKGESISIKVDALNNKWKGTLSLGVLSASPQIAPISLLDFKRSCWLATQDYVNINGQVMASKYGEALEQIQVGTVITLTLTHAGMLIIMVGSTNLEDLASGLPNHVYPVFDVYGKCEKITLITGNDAGRTGNANSTPILEAPEALELDNGMPQQCEKAHLEMHEKEKDTEQVCESTRDGPSTSGAPSNAMTRSVMESVSENLLLNISIKNRTLEQQRNELGGSSSTCCLRESLQLQHNTNLNIQRSQSTQRFQNSLNTSATAAGSSGPSGSTANIQHLSNSGVYDTNKEYDDLPNPPNPLANSVDEGPGPIATVAATIDHSENNAEALELSNASNEREMSGEPAANDNVLEDDEIDYMNHLLLLQQLQQNEYTRHHLMPDQASLLNLDLPSLNSMESDSNSIGQARPGGGTDSLRSTATGASVEQNDCEYLRQVRRFCASLVLPQAFFDSRLEPVCFCLKCSGPSNGGNGDKLEGWVYFKLNQQTVNVLSTSTSTASTGGGGAPSSTAPQVHFDLNGDWLPFYYMTRVDKIRAILDRGQPLPLETEPDEEPAAAALKDEPGTRLELYYSPNATVIEPVLPQHHFASEQGLHRISTSFEVYVRRQSISGVTTGKAAAEAKRRSMGSGDHDHGGSSQGAEGAGGSSSATLNESSVHLLNDLCWFTKEAGACIINALIIKLDRIEEQESH